From Helicobacter sp. MIT 21-1697, a single genomic window includes:
- a CDS encoding Eco57I restriction-modification methylase domain-containing protein produces the protein MPLSFESLTPKDFFTSFDKDYAQTKTSGLEDFKEKVAQYLESFDKNKGQNEPAIVSNALAPFLKELGFHAQPSYKQQGRSEIDLALLKDSQVEILIEAKNPSNTAEMFSPNNPNCKALHECILYYFREREGNEQGLERNISLKYIIITDFTRFFVFNAREFERHFYKNKEILKLYKRLNEKGTLIDNQQDFYAELQKILEKQLNGGGAEENLAENSALKYTSFDLRNDKHFNLTHKLLQRDFLHNEFQRDANALNPRFYKELLHILGLKEYEKNSKITIECDSTQDTSFANHIALKLASHNKPSDFEVVMSHILLWLNRILFLKLIEANLLAFNEFDKALNFLSGAKIKSFKDLSHLFFEVLAKDYQNRTNDRGFNFLPYLNSSLFIKDEKLEILDIALLDDTLEIEVFQSTQSTYKAGSKCAFLVYLFDFLNAFDFGKKSNSCHIESEVRNISPQTPSEESYSNKELIQSSVLGAVFEKLNGYKEGSFYTPSFITSYMCRESLSKIVVEKFNAYNPAWNAKTLEDIEEEIHREKRKRTESSTHIKDKYKKLLQSIRICDPSVGSGHFLVSALSEMVNIYYKLGLLEIDCESLEIKDDEIYLKIDKENFAYKRPQSEQNKNHQIQKSLFELKKSIIENNLFGVDINPNSCNIARLRLWIELLKNAYYLNFTKDKDSKTHKLQTLPNIDINIKCGNSLVSNIDTNITLENFTQNLEARLAKTLEKSDLFLHQSLASEIQDTKKKAQGKFQEMSQNAQSYKNEHDKQSAQIHKQHYEEAYSYLCKLFLRNCDEYINFHQALKEFFYQYGYINLTELEPETQFHIESYVEYFDFHKSVNFERKALREISQKELENLLKLMQIYEDFQNQATFEWRFAFPEVLDSNGDFLGFDLVIGNPPYIKEADNKRLFDGTRHLRTYQGKMDIWYHFVGKGFDIAKNKGIVTFIATQNWTTNTGAKALRNVILREAKILNLIDFGSYMCFDSASIQTMIMEFQKLNSIPESYQINYAKIESKKPTDKHREAILKREPFEDNLYLEPSITPTQMQNKPLTFVDSKQEEVLNKILVGGKMFLEEKEVGAGICPSLDDLFIVKDIACFSKKEKRYIKEWHTGLSQKYSTCETDKFLIYMSAKNYKQKNLDDLPNLKQHFEPYKEILQKAKIQYKTPNKPYFFLHREREERFFIEGNEKIISQVRCEIPTFAYTKENFYGSRALFFIQTNRFDMKFLTGLLNSKLIAFWLKHNGKIQGSLYKVEKEPLMSIPIPKITKYNKPLCNKIITLVEEILALKAKDSHCNTSHLESQIDGLVYQLYKLDSKEIKIIERGNK, from the coding sequence ATGCCACTAAGCTTTGAATCTCTCACACCAAAGGACTTTTTCACCTCTTTTGATAAAGACTATGCACAGACTAAAACATCAGGGCTAGAGGACTTTAAAGAAAAAGTAGCACAATATTTAGAATCCTTTGATAAAAATAAAGGGCAAAATGAACCTGCTATTGTGTCAAACGCCCTTGCTCCCTTTCTTAAAGAGTTAGGATTCCACGCTCAACCCTCTTATAAGCAACAAGGCAGAAGTGAAATTGACTTGGCTTTGCTTAAAGATTCCCAAGTTGAAATCCTCATTGAAGCCAAGAATCCCAGCAATACAGCCGAAATGTTTAGCCCCAATAATCCAAATTGCAAAGCTTTGCACGAGTGCATTTTATATTATTTTCGTGAGCGCGAGGGCAATGAGCAAGGCTTAGAGAGAAACATTAGCTTAAAATATATTATCATCACAGATTTTACGCGTTTTTTTGTCTTTAACGCACGAGAATTTGAAAGGCATTTTTACAAAAATAAAGAAATTTTAAAGCTTTATAAAAGGCTAAATGAAAAAGGCACTCTCATCGACAACCAACAAGATTTTTACGCTGAATTACAAAAGATTTTAGAGAAGCAATTAAATGGGGGGGGGGCAGAAGAGAATTTAGCAGAAAACTCTGCGCTTAAATACACTTCCTTTGATTTACGCAATGACAAACATTTCAACCTCACACACAAGCTCCTGCAACGCGACTTTTTACACAATGAATTTCAAAGAGACGCCAACGCACTTAATCCTAGATTCTATAAAGAGCTACTGCATATTTTAGGATTGAAAGAATATGAAAAAAATAGCAAAATCACGATTGAATGCGATAGCACACAAGATACAAGCTTTGCAAATCATATCGCTTTAAAATTAGCATCTCACAACAAGCCAAGCGATTTTGAAGTGGTGATGAGCCATATTTTGCTGTGGCTTAATCGCATTTTGTTTCTCAAACTCATTGAAGCCAATCTCCTTGCTTTTAATGAGTTTGACAAAGCCCTAAATTTCCTAAGTGGCGCAAAAATTAAGAGTTTCAAAGACTTAAGCCACCTTTTCTTTGAAGTTTTGGCAAAAGACTATCAAAACCGCACAAACGATAGAGGCTTTAACTTCCTGCCCTACCTCAATTCCTCGCTGTTTATCAAAGATGAAAAGTTAGAGATTTTAGATATTGCCCTGCTTGATGATACTTTAGAAATTGAAGTGTTCCAATCCACGCAAAGCACGTACAAAGCGGGGAGCAAATGTGCTTTTCTCGTCTATCTTTTTGATTTTTTAAATGCCTTTGACTTTGGCAAAAAGTCTAATTCTTGTCATATTGAGAGTGAAGTCCGAAATATCTCTCCCCAAACTCCTAGCGAAGAATCTTACAGCAATAAAGAGCTTATCCAATCTAGCGTCTTAGGCGCAGTCTTTGAAAAGCTCAATGGTTACAAGGAGGGCAGTTTCTACACGCCTAGCTTTATCACAAGCTATATGTGTAGGGAATCGTTATCAAAAATTGTAGTGGAGAAATTTAATGCCTACAATCCCGCGTGGAATGCAAAAACATTAGAGGATATAGAAGAAGAAATCCACAGAGAAAAGCGCAAGAGAACAGAATCTAGCACACACATTAAAGACAAATACAAAAAGCTTTTGCAAAGCATTAGAATTTGCGACCCAAGCGTGGGTAGTGGGCATTTCCTTGTTTCCGCCCTAAGTGAAATGGTAAATATTTATTACAAACTTGGGCTTTTAGAGATTGATTGTGAGAGTTTGGAGATTAAAGATGATGAAATTTATCTCAAAATTGACAAAGAGAACTTTGCTTACAAAAGACCCCAAAGCGAACAAAACAAAAACCATCAAATCCAAAAATCCCTTTTTGAACTCAAAAAATCTATCATTGAAAATAACCTCTTTGGCGTGGATATTAATCCCAACTCGTGCAATATCGCGAGACTTCGCCTGTGGATAGAACTCCTCAAAAACGCTTATTATCTTAACTTCACAAAAGATAAAGATTCTAAAACCCACAAGCTCCAAACTTTGCCCAATATTGACATCAATATTAAGTGTGGGAATAGTTTAGTCTCAAACATTGATACAAATATTACTTTAGAAAATTTCACCCAAAACTTAGAAGCAAGACTTGCAAAAACTCTTGAAAAAAGCGATTTATTTCTACATCAAAGCCTTGCAAGTGAAATCCAAGACACAAAGAAAAAAGCACAAGGTAAATTCCAAGAAATGAGCCAAAACGCGCAATCCTACAAAAACGAGCACGATAAACAATCTGCACAAATCCATAAACAACACTATGAGGAAGCATATTCTTATCTTTGCAAACTCTTTTTAAGAAATTGCGATGAATACATTAACTTTCATCAAGCTTTAAAGGAATTTTTCTATCAGTATGGTTATATTAATCTCACAGAACTAGAGCCAGAAACTCAATTTCATATAGAATCTTATGTGGAATATTTTGATTTTCATAAGAGTGTGAATTTTGAGAGAAAGGCATTAAGGGAGATTTCACAAAAAGAATTAGAGAATCTCTTAAAACTTATGCAAATTTATGAGGATTTTCAAAACCAAGCAACTTTTGAATGGCGTTTCGCATTCCCTGAAGTGCTAGATTCTAATGGAGACTTTCTAGGCTTTGATTTGGTGATTGGGAATCCACCCTACATTAAAGAAGCCGATAATAAAAGGCTTTTTGATGGCACAAGGCATTTAAGAACTTATCAAGGCAAAATGGATATTTGGTATCATTTTGTAGGCAAAGGCTTTGATATAGCCAAAAATAAAGGCATTGTAACTTTTATCGCCACGCAAAATTGGACGACAAACACGGGGGCAAAAGCCTTAAGGAATGTGATTTTACGAGAAGCCAAAATTCTAAATCTCATAGATTTTGGCTCATATATGTGCTTTGATTCTGCAAGTATTCAAACAATGATTATGGAGTTTCAAAAGCTAAATTCTATCCCTGAAAGCTATCAAATCAACTATGCAAAAATAGAATCCAAAAAGCCCACAGACAAACACAGAGAAGCGATTTTAAAAAGAGAGCCTTTTGAGGACAATCTCTATTTAGAGCCTAGCATTACACCAACACAAATGCAAAACAAACCTTTGACTTTTGTAGATTCTAAGCAAGAGGAAGTGTTAAATAAAATTTTAGTAGGTGGAAAAATGTTTTTGGAGGAAAAAGAAGTGGGTGCTGGTATATGCCCCTCACTAGATGATTTATTTATTGTAAAGGATATTGCTTGTTTTTCAAAAAAAGAAAAACGATACATCAAAGAATGGCATACAGGATTATCACAGAAATATAGCACTTGCGAAACAGATAAATTTTTAATATATATGTCTGCGAAAAATTATAAGCAAAAAAATTTAGATGATTTACCAAACTTAAAACAACATTTTGAACCATATAAAGAAATATTACAAAAAGCTAAAATACAATATAAAACCCCTAATAAACCTTATTTCTTTTTGCACAGAGAACGAGAAGAGCGATTTTTTATTGAAGGAAATGAAAAAATAATCTCTCAAGTGCGTTGTGAAATTCCAACTTTTGCATATACAAAAGAAAATTTTTATGGCTCAAGAGCATTATTTTTTATACAAACAAACAGATTTGATATGAAGTTTTTAACAGGTTTGTTAAACTCTAAACTCATAGCATTTTGGCTCAAGCATAATGGAAAAATACAAGGAAGTTTATATAAAGTAGAAAAAGAGCCTTTAATGAGTATCCCTATTCCTAAAATTACAAAATATAATAAGCCTTTATGTAATAAAATCATCACTTTGGTGGAGGAAATCTTGGCTCTAAAGGCAAAAGATTCTCATTGCAATACTTCACATTTGGAATCCCAAATTGATGGCTTAGTCTATCAACTTTACAAGCTAGATTCTAAAGAAATTAAAATTATAGAAAGGGGCAATAAATGA
- a CDS encoding winged helix-turn-helix domain-containing protein encodes MNVFARFWFEKDNKSYIGVGRAELLTRIANTGSISKAAKEMNMSYKAAWDSVDIMNKLSPMPLVQSNNGGKGGGGTKLTPLGFEALQAFNELERVKNIFFDYLDNSQDFNELLQKLAHLESALKDFKNPH; translated from the coding sequence ATGAATGTCTTTGCACGATTTTGGTTTGAAAAGGACAATAAAAGTTACATTGGCGTAGGACGCGCAGAGCTACTCACTCGTATAGCCAACACAGGTTCAATATCAAAAGCTGCAAAAGAAATGAATATGAGCTATAAAGCAGCGTGGGATAGTGTGGATATTATGAATAAACTCTCTCCTATGCCACTTGTGCAATCAAATAATGGAGGCAAAGGTGGAGGTGGCACGAAGCTCACCCCTCTTGGTTTTGAAGCACTCCAAGCATTTAATGAGCTAGAACGCGTAAAAAATATCTTTTTTGACTACTTGGATAATTCACAAGACTTTAATGAGCTTTTGCAAAAACTCGCCCATTTAGAATCTGCCCTAAAAGATTTTAAAAATCCTCATTAG
- a CDS encoding LutC/YkgG family protein, with product MSKQAILDNIRASLQANTLQSQSSHYGNPIKSVDSDKVQEYISLQNANKAIVIESNPNTLAQDICKTLTEAQARKILYNLDITDILNIQTLHKNLADSMSLIPYEKSVDEAREALFSIDTSIVQARCGVANLGIIGITSSARSPRLSSLITRTCIVLLKKQDIVSNLYEGVQILKSHSENEKLPSNMIFIAGPSRTADIELQTVFGVHGSLRTYVILY from the coding sequence ATGAGTAAGCAAGCTATTTTGGATAATATCAGAGCCTCATTACAAGCAAATACACTTCAGAGTCAATCTTCACATTATGGCAATCCAATTAAAAGCGTAGATTCTGATAAAGTGCAAGAATATATTAGCTTACAAAATGCGAATAAAGCTATTGTCATAGAATCTAACCCAAATACTCTAGCACAGGATATATGCAAGACTCTTACAGAAGCACAAGCACGGAAGATTCTCTATAATTTGGATATTACAGACATACTCAATATTCAAACACTGCATAAGAATCTAGCAGATTCTATGAGCCTTATTCCTTATGAAAAAAGCGTTGATGAGGCAAGAGAGGCACTTTTTAGTATTGATACTTCAATCGTGCAGGCGCGGTGTGGTGTGGCGAATCTTGGCATTATTGGCATCACCTCTAGCGCTCGTTCTCCACGACTTTCTTCGCTTATTACACGAACTTGCATTGTGCTTTTAAAAAAGCAGGATATTGTTTCAAATCTTTATGAGGGTGTGCAGATTCTTAAATCACATAGTGAAAACGAGAAATTGCCAAGCAATATGATTTTTATCGCTGGACCTTCGCGCACTGCTGATATTGAGCTACAAACCGTCTTTGGGGTACACGGCTCACTGCGAACCTATGTGATTCTATACTAA
- a CDS encoding LutB/LldF family L-lactate oxidation iron-sulfur protein, whose product MSHQEHTHIVHTKLNDKQLRANLKSVMDTLKSNRKNLIASRYTDWEALREQGRAVKQKTLSQLDTLLELFEQNATKNGFVVHWARDSKETNEIIYNLMLEKNITKILKGKSMASEETHLNAFLKQKGMNPIETDLGELIIQLIDEPPVHIVAPAIHKNRYQIGEIFQQKLGANLESEPERLNEIARVHLRKEFQEFKMGLSGVNFAIANEGAIWLIENEGNGRMSTTASDIHIAICGIEKIVESFEDACILDTLLVPSATGAPITCYNNIITSPRKNDELDGPKEVHIILLDNNRSTILKDAHFYRSLSCIRCGTCLNHCPVYDKIGGHAYLSTYPGPIGEVISPQLFGMKNFGHMVNLCSLCGRCSEVCPVKIPLAELIRDLRSEKVGQGRKNLKNNDDSLRDKNEEYAMKQFAQAASNGKSWRKLLGLVNIPLLLPLIKLFSGFIPGLKNWVAYRTFPTLNGNLHKKVSNMKGVIYE is encoded by the coding sequence ATGAGCCATCAAGAACACACACATATCGTCCATACCAAACTCAATGATAAACAGCTTCGTGCTAATCTTAAAAGTGTAATGGACACACTTAAGAGTAATCGTAAGAATCTTATCGCCTCTCGCTACACAGATTGGGAGGCTTTGCGCGAACAAGGAAGAGCAGTGAAACAAAAAACTCTCTCGCAACTTGATACTCTCCTTGAACTTTTTGAACAAAACGCTACAAAAAATGGATTCGTTGTGCATTGGGCGCGTGATAGCAAAGAAACAAATGAGATTATTTATAATCTTATGTTGGAAAAAAATATCACTAAGATTCTCAAAGGTAAGTCTATGGCGAGTGAGGAGACACATCTGAATGCGTTTTTGAAGCAAAAGGGTATGAATCCCATTGAAACAGATTTGGGTGAGCTCATTATTCAGCTTATTGATGAACCACCTGTGCATATTGTTGCTCCAGCCATTCATAAAAACCGCTATCAAATTGGCGAAATATTCCAACAAAAACTTGGTGCAAACTTAGAATCTGAACCAGAAAGACTCAATGAAATCGCACGAGTGCATTTGCGTAAAGAATTTCAAGAGTTTAAAATGGGATTAAGTGGAGTAAATTTTGCCATCGCTAATGAAGGCGCGATTTGGCTTATTGAAAATGAGGGCAATGGGCGTATGAGCACCACAGCAAGTGATATTCACATTGCTATTTGTGGGATTGAAAAGATTGTTGAGAGCTTTGAAGATGCCTGTATCCTTGATACACTTCTTGTGCCTTCAGCCACAGGTGCGCCTATCACTTGCTATAACAATATCATTACTTCACCGCGTAAAAATGATGAGCTTGATGGACCAAAAGAGGTGCATATTATCCTACTTGATAACAATCGCTCCACTATCCTTAAAGACGCGCATTTTTATCGCTCTCTCTCTTGTATTCGGTGCGGCACTTGTCTCAATCACTGCCCTGTATATGATAAAATCGGCGGACACGCTTATCTTAGCACTTATCCCGGACCCATTGGCGAAGTGATTTCTCCACAGCTTTTTGGTATGAAAAATTTTGGGCATATGGTTAATCTTTGCTCACTTTGCGGGCGTTGCTCCGAAGTATGTCCTGTGAAGATTCCTCTTGCGGAGCTTATTAGGGATTTACGCAGTGAAAAAGTGGGGCAAGGACGCAAGAATCTCAAAAACAATGATGACTCATTAAGGGACAAAAATGAAGAATATGCGATGAAGCAATTTGCTCAAGCTGCAAGTAATGGTAAATCTTGGCGTAAATTATTGGGATTGGTAAATATACCTTTGCTATTACCTTTAATAAAGCTCTTTAGTGGTTTTATACCCGGACTCAAAAATTGGGTGGCTTACCGCACATTCCCTACATTAAATGGAAATCTCCATAAAAAAGTATCAAATATGAAAGGAGTGATTTATGAGTAA
- a CDS encoding (Fe-S)-binding protein has product MRVFFFSTCLGSVAYADTCVNAIKLLQKEGCEVVFKKDQTCCAQPSYNSGYYEESRKVALHNIALFEGDEPIIVPSGSCVGMMREDYLALFEGRSEFGKVEQFCKRVYDLGEYLHKVLNVTYKDKGMPTKVTWHSNCHALRTSKVIDSAKALITSLENVELIELEREEECCGFGGTFSIKEPEVSNAMVSQKIEDILSRNVEYVISADAGCLLNISGAMKKQNIAIKPIHLYDFLAQRIGLGA; this is encoded by the coding sequence ATGCGAGTATTTTTTTTCTCAACTTGTCTAGGCAGCGTAGCGTATGCTGATACTTGCGTGAATGCAATTAAATTGCTACAAAAAGAGGGGTGTGAAGTCGTTTTCAAAAAAGATCAAACTTGCTGTGCGCAACCAAGCTATAATTCAGGCTATTACGAGGAAAGTCGCAAAGTCGCACTTCACAATATTGCACTTTTTGAGGGAGATGAGCCAATTATTGTGCCTTCTGGCTCTTGTGTAGGTATGATGAGAGAGGACTATTTAGCACTTTTTGAGGGAAGAAGTGAATTTGGCAAGGTAGAACAATTTTGTAAAAGAGTATATGACTTAGGCGAATACTTACATAAAGTGCTCAATGTTACTTATAAGGATAAAGGTATGCCTACAAAAGTTACTTGGCATAGTAATTGCCACGCTTTGCGGACTTCTAAAGTCATAGATAGTGCAAAGGCATTGATTACTTCATTAGAAAATGTAGAACTCATTGAGCTAGAGCGAGAGGAAGAATGCTGTGGGTTTGGCGGAACTTTTAGCATTAAAGAGCCTGAAGTATCAAATGCAATGGTAAGCCAAAAAATTGAGGATATTCTCTCAAGAAATGTAGAGTATGTGATTTCAGCAGATGCCGGGTGCTTACTTAACATAAGCGGTGCGATGAAAAAACAAAATATTGCTATCAAGCCTATTCATCTCTATGATTTCTTAGCCCAAAGAATCGGATTAGGAGCATAA
- a CDS encoding L-lactate permease, whose translation METWQQVFDPLNNMWLSALVAFLPIVCFLACLLVLKLKGYQAGFITVIVATLVAFYAYKMPFSLIGASFVQGFAQGMWPIAWIIIAAIFLYKLSVKSGAFEVIKQSVMTITPDHRIQVILIGFCFGSFLEGAIGFGGPVAITAALLAGLGLRPLYAAGLCLIANTAPVAFGAVGIPIIAMSNLVGVEQYSVAAMVGRMLVPLSLTIPFFIVFLMDGLKGVRETFPAVLVAAVSFTATQFVSSNYLGAELPDIVSAVVSLVCTTAFLKFWSPTNIFRFDDLKDFSHHEKLELSKVFKAWLPFILLIVCIIIWTQPWFKAVFEAKKILFENPDLFISGAIALPQESFFFSIKPIIDNAGATIGYYQIGALNYTQVSMAFNPLTSVITDSSGSPVKIDLPINLIALQGGTAILVAAFLSIAFLRIKSSVAEEALGDTLKEMAIPCITIGLVVAFAFISKNSGMSATLGIAFAKTGDLFAFFSPVIGWLGVFITGSDTSSNLLFGPLQQVTAQELGIKETLFLAANSVGGVVGKMISPQSIAIACAAVGLVGKESDLFKFTLKYSVAFIILIGIWTAIIAMFIPYIIPEVVSLVK comes from the coding sequence ATGGAGACTTGGCAGCAAGTATTTGACCCACTGAATAATATGTGGTTAAGTGCATTGGTGGCGTTTTTGCCTATTGTATGTTTTTTAGCTTGTTTATTGGTTTTGAAGCTTAAAGGCTATCAAGCAGGTTTTATCACGGTGATTGTAGCGACTTTAGTAGCATTTTATGCGTATAAAATGCCTTTTTCTCTTATTGGTGCTTCTTTTGTGCAAGGCTTTGCACAAGGAATGTGGCCTATTGCGTGGATTATCATTGCAGCAATCTTTCTCTATAAGCTTTCGGTGAAATCTGGTGCTTTTGAAGTGATTAAGCAAAGTGTAATGACTATCACGCCCGACCATAGAATCCAAGTGATTTTGATTGGTTTTTGCTTTGGTTCATTTTTAGAGGGAGCGATTGGCTTTGGGGGACCTGTGGCAATTACAGCAGCTTTGCTTGCTGGGCTGGGACTTCGCCCATTATATGCTGCTGGACTTTGTTTGATTGCTAATACCGCTCCTGTGGCATTTGGTGCAGTTGGGATTCCCATTATTGCGATGAGTAACCTTGTAGGAGTGGAACAATATTCTGTTGCAGCGATGGTTGGGCGTATGCTCGTGCCCTTAAGTCTAACAATTCCTTTCTTTATTGTATTCCTAATGGACGGACTAAAGGGTGTTAGAGAAACCTTTCCTGCTGTTTTAGTCGCAGCAGTAAGCTTTACAGCCACACAATTTGTCAGCTCAAATTACCTTGGCGCAGAACTCCCTGATATTGTTTCAGCTGTGGTATCTTTGGTTTGCACCACAGCTTTTTTGAAGTTTTGGTCTCCAACAAATATCTTTAGATTTGATGACTTAAAAGACTTTTCACATCACGAAAAACTTGAACTTAGCAAAGTCTTTAAAGCGTGGCTTCCTTTTATCTTGCTCATTGTCTGTATTATTATTTGGACGCAGCCTTGGTTTAAAGCAGTTTTTGAAGCGAAGAAAATTTTATTTGAAAATCCAGATTTATTCATAAGTGGGGCTATTGCTTTACCTCAAGAGAGTTTCTTTTTTAGCATAAAGCCTATTATTGATAATGCAGGAGCAACAATAGGTTATTATCAAATCGGAGCTTTAAATTATACTCAAGTGAGTATGGCTTTTAACCCTCTTACAAGTGTTATAACTGACTCTAGCGGCAGTCCTGTAAAAATTGATTTGCCTATTAATCTTATCGCACTTCAAGGGGGCACTGCAATTTTGGTAGCTGCTTTTTTAAGCATAGCTTTTTTAAGGATAAAATCAAGTGTTGCTGAAGAGGCACTTGGAGATACATTAAAAGAAATGGCAATCCCTTGTATCACCATCGGGCTTGTTGTTGCCTTTGCCTTTATCTCAAAAAATAGTGGTATGAGTGCGACTTTGGGCATTGCTTTTGCAAAAACAGGTGATTTGTTTGCATTCTTTAGTCCTGTCATTGGGTGGCTTGGTGTGTTTATCACAGGAAGTGATACTAGCTCAAACCTACTCTTTGGTCCGTTGCAACAAGTAACTGCTCAAGAACTTGGTATCAAAGAAACATTATTCCTTGCAGCAAATTCCGTAGGTGGCGTGGTGGGCAAAATGATTTCACCTCAATCTATTGCCATTGCGTGTGCAGCAGTAGGATTAGTAGGTAAAGAATCTGATTTATTTAAATTTACCCTAAAATATTCTGTTGCGTTTATCATTCTCATTGGTATTTGGACAGCTATTATTGCTATGTTTATTCCTTATATTATCCCTGAAGTCGTGTCTCTAGTTAAGTAG
- a CDS encoding glycosyl transferase family 90 — protein sequence MKNNYFLYNLKGILRMLTPAIFLPKNRERFLANCQSRDDIDYIKSRVDYYCQLDTLLALNENEAKRLDFVRFTRKKTVYFFDTYEWTRYFPQDFKAHFEFGDVNFVCPKPSITKSRPIKAYYKSHCEQLVVGGGHNTQKQPPFSYSTLLNLEKVRHFTFINDPYAFENKQNKLFYRGGIYQPHRTRFFEKHFNSPLCDLGHTGSKKVHHLWQKPKINISKHLPYKFLLSLEGNDVASNLKWVMSSNSLAIMPNPKFETWFMEGTLIPNVHYAQIRDDYEDLEERLEYFIKHPHDAKEIIHNAHEYIKQFFDAKREAIISLLVLEKYFYYTGQIESLRI from the coding sequence GTGAAAAATAATTATTTTCTCTATAATCTCAAAGGCATTTTGCGTATGCTCACCCCTGCCATATTTTTGCCCAAAAATCGCGAAAGATTCCTTGCAAATTGCCAATCTCGCGATGATATTGATTATATTAAATCACGCGTGGATTATTATTGCCAACTTGATACGCTTCTAGCTCTTAATGAAAATGAAGCAAAAAGACTAGATTTTGTGCGTTTTACGCGTAAAAAAACGGTCTATTTTTTTGATACTTATGAATGGACACGTTATTTTCCACAAGATTTTAAAGCACATTTTGAATTTGGCGATGTTAATTTTGTCTGCCCCAAGCCCTCTATCACAAAATCGCGTCCAATCAAAGCTTATTATAAATCTCATTGTGAGCAATTAGTAGTGGGGGGGGGGCATAATACTCAAAAACAGCCACCCTTTAGCTATTCTACCTTGCTTAATTTAGAAAAAGTGCGACATTTCACATTTATCAATGACCCCTATGCTTTTGAAAACAAACAAAATAAGCTTTTTTATCGTGGGGGCATTTATCAGCCTCACCGCACACGATTTTTTGAAAAGCATTTCAACTCTCCACTTTGTGATTTGGGGCATACCGGAAGTAAAAAAGTGCATCATCTATGGCAAAAGCCTAAAATAAATATAAGCAAACATTTGCCATATAAATTTTTACTCTCTTTGGAAGGAAATGATGTCGCAAGCAATCTCAAATGGGTGATGAGCTCTAATTCTCTTGCAATTATGCCAAATCCCAAATTTGAAACTTGGTTTATGGAGGGCACTCTTATACCAAATGTGCATTATGCACAAATTCGTGATGATTATGAAGATTTAGAAGAAAGGCTAGAATATTTCATCAAGCACCCACATGACGCCAAAGAAATTATCCATAACGCTCACGAGTATATTAAACAATTTTTTGATGCCAAACGCGAAGCCATTATTTCACTTCTAGTGCTTGAAAAATACTTTTACTACACAGGACAGATTGAAAGCTTAAGAATCTAA